One segment of Fusibacter sp. A1 DNA contains the following:
- a CDS encoding GNAT family N-acetyltransferase: MYTFTALQESDYYLLYNWLNEPHIIDYYTHQKLNMEALIERYGLWLSGEIPKQAFIIHENEVPMGLVTYYQLDDFEDYQFEVDLENAVGIEVIIGKEGYYYKGKLPMIIDAFVKEKELSSKILFAACALDNSPAIKAFKKAGFKFHKEVFNVLVRDMEQIFIKEV; the protein is encoded by the coding sequence ATGTATACATTCACTGCACTTCAAGAATCTGATTACTATTTACTATATAACTGGTTAAATGAACCACATATCATTGATTACTATACTCACCAAAAGTTAAATATGGAAGCCTTGATTGAACGATATGGTCTATGGTTATCAGGCGAAATTCCAAAACAAGCCTTTATCATTCATGAAAATGAAGTACCTATGGGCTTAGTTACCTATTATCAGTTAGATGATTTTGAAGATTATCAGTTTGAAGTAGATTTAGAAAATGCTGTTGGCATTGAAGTGATTATTGGTAAAGAAGGTTATTATTATAAGGGCAAACTTCCTATGATTATTGATGCCTTTGTAAAGGAAAAAGAACTTTCTTCTAAAATACTCTTTGCGGCCTGTGCTCTTGACAACTCACCAGCAATTAAAGCCTTTAAGAAAGCTGGCTTTAAGTTCCATAAAGAAGTGTTTAATGTGTTAGTAAGAGATATGGAGCAAATATTTATT